The Gallaecimonas xiamenensis 3-C-1 nucleotide sequence GGCCGCTTGGCCATCTGGCTGTTGGAGGTGCGGGCCGGTGTCTATGTAGGGGATGTCTCCAAGCGGGTAAGGGAAATGATCTGGCATCAAACCCGCCAGTTATTGGAAGAAGGGAATGCAGTGATGGCCTGGGCCACCAACAGCGAGTCGGGTTTTGAGTTTCAAACCCTCGGGAAAAACCGCCGCGAGCCGGTAGATTTGG carries:
- the cas2e gene encoding type I-E CRISPR-associated endoribonuclease Cas2e; translation: MSMLVVVTENAPPRLRGRLAIWLLEVRAGVYVGDVSKRVREMIWHQTRQLLEEGNAVMAWATNSESGFEFQTLGKNRREPVDLDGLRLVSFLPIENQ